One Pseudoliparis swirei isolate HS2019 ecotype Mariana Trench chromosome 4, NWPU_hadal_v1, whole genome shotgun sequence genomic window carries:
- the prc1b gene encoding protein regulator of cytokinesis 1b isoform X3: MRKSEVLAAEAVSCLNKALCRLKDIWEEIGIPEDQRLQRTNVVKNHIKTLLDMMIKEEESLKSRLLGSIESCRAEMEKLYLELQLPGFEEAGISMLQQEKNIRTQVEALLTERARRMRQLAALLDRDRELSDVLCAAPYGIDAAAAPTPEQLESFGQHVANQDAEKARRYAEFTELKRRIAALMAALDRVPESSFEKDAVCEDEDAFCLSRDNIAALELLAAQLEERRAEMEAACEAVREQVRRLWGRLAVPPEEREALGEHMAASRRRNLEALRAEVERLEELKLLNIRNVTDAIRSELAAFWDKCFFSAEQRRAFAPYASEDFTEELLSQHDAELQRLKQHHEDHQQLFDGVHQWEDSWRLYLELEKKATDPSRFTNRGGNLLKEEKQRTELHKSLPKLEKKLKAQIDAWESEQGAEFLVGGQKFLQYVEEQWEQHRGEKEKEKQERHLKKSKQTEEDMQFGTAVRTPTKRRLLGAQTPNKSRKFNATSSSTSAGSNSSSRSVYGATACRSPLPRPPLSANKVPASRTPVAGKPPNPRLQGCNKENEAQLRGSPVGGLTPLTPLTHCSMASVASTYSEFVRDFSSPRQASETCPRPPTPRSSTSS, encoded by the exons ATGAGGAAGAG CGAGGTGCTCGCGGCCGAGGCGGTGTCGTGCCTCAACAAAGCGCTGTGCCGCCTGAAGGACATCTGGGAGGAGATCGGCATCCCGGAGGACCAGAGGCTGCAGAGGACCAACGTGGTCAAGAACCACATCAAG ACGCTGCTGGACATGATgataaaggaggaggagtctctgaAGTCCCGCCTCCTGGGCAGCATTGAGAGCTGCAGGGCGGAGATGGAGAAGCTGTACCTGGAGCTGCAGCTGCCCGGCTTCGAG GAGGCGGGCATCAGCATGCTGCAGCAGGAGAAGAACATCCGCACGCAGGTGGAGGCCCTGCTGACGGAGCGGGCCCGCCGCATGCGGCAGCTGGCGGCGCTGCTGGACCGGGACCGCGAGCTGAGCGACGTCCTGTGCGCCGCGCCGTACGGCAtcgacgccgccgccgcgcccacgccggagcagctggagagCTTCGGACAGCACGTTGCCAACCAGGACGCCGAGAAG GCGCGTCGTTACGCCGAGTTCACGGAGCTGAAGCGGCGGATCGCGGCGCTCATGGCGGCGCTGGACCGCGTGCCCGAGAGCAGCTTCGAGAAGGACGCGGTGTGCGAGGACGAGGACGCGTTCTGCCTCTCCAGGGACAACATCGCTGCGCTCGAGCTGCTCGCCGCTCAG CTGGAGGAGCGCCGGGCGGAGATGGAGGCGGCGTGCGAGGCGGTCCGGGAGCAGGTCCGGCGCCTGTGGGGCCGCCTGGCCGTCCCcccggaggagagggaggcccTCGGCGAGCACATGGCGGCGTCCAGGAGGAGGAACCTGGAGGCG CTGCGGGCGGAGGTGGAGCGTCTGGAGGAACTCAAGCTGCTGAACATCCGCAACGTGACGGACGCCATCCGCTCCGAGCTCGCCGCCTTCTGGGACAAGTGCTTCTTCAGCGCCGAGCAGCGCCGGGCCTTCGCTCCGTACGCCAGCg AGGACTTCACGGAGGAGCTGCTGAGTCAGCACGACGCCGAGCTGCAGCGCCTGAAGCAGCATCACGAGGACCACCAGCAGCTGTTCGACGGCGTCCACCAATGGGAGGACAGCTGGAGGCTCTACCTGGAGCTCGAG aaAAAAGCCACCGATCCGTCTAGATTCACCAACCGAGGAGGGAACCtcctgaaggaggagaagcagcgGACGGAGCTGCACAAGAGCCTCCCCAAg cTTGAAAAGAAGCTGAAGGCCCAGATCGACGCGTGGGAGAGCGAGCAGGGTGCCGAGTTCCTGGTGGGCGGGCAGAAGTTCCTTCAGTACGTGGAGGAGCAGTGGGAGCAGCACcggggggagaaggagaaggagaagcaggagcGG CATCTGAAGAAGAGCAAGCAGACGGAGGAGGACATGCAGTTCGGCACGGCGGTCCGGACCCCCACCAAGCGCCGGCTGCTCGGCGCGCAGACGCCCAACAAGTCCAGGAAG TTTAACGCGACCTCCAGCAGCACGAGCGCCGGGTCTAACAGCAGCAGCCGCTCCGTCTACGGGGCCACGGCCTGCCGCTCGCCGCTGCCCCGCCCCCCGCTGTCGGCCAATAAG gtCCCGGCCTCGCGGACCCCGGTGGCCGGTAAGCCCCCCAACCCTCGGCTGCAGGGCTGCAACAAGGAGAACGAGGCCCAGCTGAGGGGCAGCCCCGTGGGGGggctgaccccgctgacccCGCTGACCCACTGCAGCATGGCGTCCGTGGCCAGCACGTACTCCGAGTTCGTG AGGGACTTCAGCAGCCCAcgtcaggccag CGAGACCTGTCCAAGGCCTCCAACGCCAAGATCCAGCACGTCATCCTga
- the prc1b gene encoding protein regulator of cytokinesis 1b isoform X4, which produces MRKSEVLAAEAVSCLNKALCRLKDIWEEIGIPEDQRLQRTNVVKNHIKTLLDMMIKEEESLKSRLLGSIESCRAEMEKLYLELQLPGFEQEAGISMLQQEKNIRTQVEALLTERARRMRQLAALLDRDRELSDVLCAAPYGIDAAAAPTPEQLESFGQHVANQDAEKARRYAEFTELKRRIAALMAALDRVPESSFEKDAVCEDEDAFCLSRDNIAALELLAAQLRAEVERLEELKLLNIRNVTDAIRSELAAFWDKCFFSAEQRRAFAPYASEDFTEELLSQHDAELQRLKQHHEDHQQLFDGVHQWEDSWRLYLELEKKATDPSRFTNRGGNLLKEEKQRTELHKSLPKLEKKLKAQIDAWESEQGAEFLVGGQKFLQYVEEQWEQHRGEKEKEKQERHLKKSKQTEEDMQFGTAVRTPTKRRLLGAQTPNKSRKFNATSSSTSAGSNSSSRSVYGATACRSPLPRPPLSANKVPASRTPVAGKPPNPRLQGCNKENEAQLRGSPVGGLTPLTPLTHCSMASVASTYSEFVRDFSSPRQASETCPRPPTPRSSTSS; this is translated from the exons ATGAGGAAGAG CGAGGTGCTCGCGGCCGAGGCGGTGTCGTGCCTCAACAAAGCGCTGTGCCGCCTGAAGGACATCTGGGAGGAGATCGGCATCCCGGAGGACCAGAGGCTGCAGAGGACCAACGTGGTCAAGAACCACATCAAG ACGCTGCTGGACATGATgataaaggaggaggagtctctgaAGTCCCGCCTCCTGGGCAGCATTGAGAGCTGCAGGGCGGAGATGGAGAAGCTGTACCTGGAGCTGCAGCTGCCCGGCTTCGAG CAGGAGGCGGGCATCAGCATGCTGCAGCAGGAGAAGAACATCCGCACGCAGGTGGAGGCCCTGCTGACGGAGCGGGCCCGCCGCATGCGGCAGCTGGCGGCGCTGCTGGACCGGGACCGCGAGCTGAGCGACGTCCTGTGCGCCGCGCCGTACGGCAtcgacgccgccgccgcgcccacgccggagcagctggagagCTTCGGACAGCACGTTGCCAACCAGGACGCCGAGAAG GCGCGTCGTTACGCCGAGTTCACGGAGCTGAAGCGGCGGATCGCGGCGCTCATGGCGGCGCTGGACCGCGTGCCCGAGAGCAGCTTCGAGAAGGACGCGGTGTGCGAGGACGAGGACGCGTTCTGCCTCTCCAGGGACAACATCGCTGCGCTCGAGCTGCTCGCCGCTCAG CTGCGGGCGGAGGTGGAGCGTCTGGAGGAACTCAAGCTGCTGAACATCCGCAACGTGACGGACGCCATCCGCTCCGAGCTCGCCGCCTTCTGGGACAAGTGCTTCTTCAGCGCCGAGCAGCGCCGGGCCTTCGCTCCGTACGCCAGCg AGGACTTCACGGAGGAGCTGCTGAGTCAGCACGACGCCGAGCTGCAGCGCCTGAAGCAGCATCACGAGGACCACCAGCAGCTGTTCGACGGCGTCCACCAATGGGAGGACAGCTGGAGGCTCTACCTGGAGCTCGAG aaAAAAGCCACCGATCCGTCTAGATTCACCAACCGAGGAGGGAACCtcctgaaggaggagaagcagcgGACGGAGCTGCACAAGAGCCTCCCCAAg cTTGAAAAGAAGCTGAAGGCCCAGATCGACGCGTGGGAGAGCGAGCAGGGTGCCGAGTTCCTGGTGGGCGGGCAGAAGTTCCTTCAGTACGTGGAGGAGCAGTGGGAGCAGCACcggggggagaaggagaaggagaagcaggagcGG CATCTGAAGAAGAGCAAGCAGACGGAGGAGGACATGCAGTTCGGCACGGCGGTCCGGACCCCCACCAAGCGCCGGCTGCTCGGCGCGCAGACGCCCAACAAGTCCAGGAAG TTTAACGCGACCTCCAGCAGCACGAGCGCCGGGTCTAACAGCAGCAGCCGCTCCGTCTACGGGGCCACGGCCTGCCGCTCGCCGCTGCCCCGCCCCCCGCTGTCGGCCAATAAG gtCCCGGCCTCGCGGACCCCGGTGGCCGGTAAGCCCCCCAACCCTCGGCTGCAGGGCTGCAACAAGGAGAACGAGGCCCAGCTGAGGGGCAGCCCCGTGGGGGggctgaccccgctgacccCGCTGACCCACTGCAGCATGGCGTCCGTGGCCAGCACGTACTCCGAGTTCGTG AGGGACTTCAGCAGCCCAcgtcaggccag CGAGACCTGTCCAAGGCCTCCAACGCCAAGATCCAGCACGTCATCCTga
- the prc1b gene encoding protein regulator of cytokinesis 1b isoform X1 translates to MRKSEVLAAEAVSCLNKALCRLKDIWEEIGIPEDQRLQRTNVVKNHIKTLLDMMIKEEESLKSRLLGSIESCRAEMEKLYLELQLPGFEQEAGISMLQQEKNIRTQVEALLTERARRMRQLAALLDRDRELSDVLCAAPYGIDAAAAPTPEQLESFGQHVANQDAEKARRYAEFTELKRRIAALMAALDRVPESSFEKDAVCEDEDAFCLSRDNIAALELLAAQLEERRAEMEAACEAVREQVRRLWGRLAVPPEEREALGEHMAASRRRNLEALRAEVERLEELKLLNIRNVTDAIRSELAAFWDKCFFSAEQRRAFAPYASEDFTEELLSQHDAELQRLKQHHEDHQQLFDGVHQWEDSWRLYLELEKKATDPSRFTNRGGNLLKEEKQRTELHKSLPKLEKKLKAQIDAWESEQGAEFLVGGQKFLQYVEEQWEQHRGEKEKEKQERHLKKSKQTEEDMQFGTAVRTPTKRRLLGAQTPNKSRKFNATSSSTSAGSNSSSRSVYGATACRSPLPRPPLSANKVPASRTPVAGKPPNPRLQGCNKENEAQLRGSPVGGLTPLTPLTHCSMASVASTYSEFVRDFSSPRQASETCPRPPTPRSSTSS, encoded by the exons ATGAGGAAGAG CGAGGTGCTCGCGGCCGAGGCGGTGTCGTGCCTCAACAAAGCGCTGTGCCGCCTGAAGGACATCTGGGAGGAGATCGGCATCCCGGAGGACCAGAGGCTGCAGAGGACCAACGTGGTCAAGAACCACATCAAG ACGCTGCTGGACATGATgataaaggaggaggagtctctgaAGTCCCGCCTCCTGGGCAGCATTGAGAGCTGCAGGGCGGAGATGGAGAAGCTGTACCTGGAGCTGCAGCTGCCCGGCTTCGAG CAGGAGGCGGGCATCAGCATGCTGCAGCAGGAGAAGAACATCCGCACGCAGGTGGAGGCCCTGCTGACGGAGCGGGCCCGCCGCATGCGGCAGCTGGCGGCGCTGCTGGACCGGGACCGCGAGCTGAGCGACGTCCTGTGCGCCGCGCCGTACGGCAtcgacgccgccgccgcgcccacgccggagcagctggagagCTTCGGACAGCACGTTGCCAACCAGGACGCCGAGAAG GCGCGTCGTTACGCCGAGTTCACGGAGCTGAAGCGGCGGATCGCGGCGCTCATGGCGGCGCTGGACCGCGTGCCCGAGAGCAGCTTCGAGAAGGACGCGGTGTGCGAGGACGAGGACGCGTTCTGCCTCTCCAGGGACAACATCGCTGCGCTCGAGCTGCTCGCCGCTCAG CTGGAGGAGCGCCGGGCGGAGATGGAGGCGGCGTGCGAGGCGGTCCGGGAGCAGGTCCGGCGCCTGTGGGGCCGCCTGGCCGTCCCcccggaggagagggaggcccTCGGCGAGCACATGGCGGCGTCCAGGAGGAGGAACCTGGAGGCG CTGCGGGCGGAGGTGGAGCGTCTGGAGGAACTCAAGCTGCTGAACATCCGCAACGTGACGGACGCCATCCGCTCCGAGCTCGCCGCCTTCTGGGACAAGTGCTTCTTCAGCGCCGAGCAGCGCCGGGCCTTCGCTCCGTACGCCAGCg AGGACTTCACGGAGGAGCTGCTGAGTCAGCACGACGCCGAGCTGCAGCGCCTGAAGCAGCATCACGAGGACCACCAGCAGCTGTTCGACGGCGTCCACCAATGGGAGGACAGCTGGAGGCTCTACCTGGAGCTCGAG aaAAAAGCCACCGATCCGTCTAGATTCACCAACCGAGGAGGGAACCtcctgaaggaggagaagcagcgGACGGAGCTGCACAAGAGCCTCCCCAAg cTTGAAAAGAAGCTGAAGGCCCAGATCGACGCGTGGGAGAGCGAGCAGGGTGCCGAGTTCCTGGTGGGCGGGCAGAAGTTCCTTCAGTACGTGGAGGAGCAGTGGGAGCAGCACcggggggagaaggagaaggagaagcaggagcGG CATCTGAAGAAGAGCAAGCAGACGGAGGAGGACATGCAGTTCGGCACGGCGGTCCGGACCCCCACCAAGCGCCGGCTGCTCGGCGCGCAGACGCCCAACAAGTCCAGGAAG TTTAACGCGACCTCCAGCAGCACGAGCGCCGGGTCTAACAGCAGCAGCCGCTCCGTCTACGGGGCCACGGCCTGCCGCTCGCCGCTGCCCCGCCCCCCGCTGTCGGCCAATAAG gtCCCGGCCTCGCGGACCCCGGTGGCCGGTAAGCCCCCCAACCCTCGGCTGCAGGGCTGCAACAAGGAGAACGAGGCCCAGCTGAGGGGCAGCCCCGTGGGGGggctgaccccgctgacccCGCTGACCCACTGCAGCATGGCGTCCGTGGCCAGCACGTACTCCGAGTTCGTG AGGGACTTCAGCAGCCCAcgtcaggccag CGAGACCTGTCCAAGGCCTCCAACGCCAAGATCCAGCACGTCATCCTga
- the prc1b gene encoding protein regulator of cytokinesis 1b isoform X2, translated as MRKSEVLAAEAVSCLNKALCRLKDIWEEIGIPEDQRLQRTNVVKNHIKTLLDMMIKEEESLKSRLLGSIESCRAEMEKLYLELQLPGFEQEAGISMLQQEKNIRTQVEALLTERARRMRQLAALLDRDRELSDVLCAAPYGIDAAAAPTPEQLESFGQHVANQDAEKARRYAEFTELKRRIAALMAALDRVPESSFEKDAVCEDEDAFCLSRDNIAALELLAAQLEERRAEMEAACEAVREQVRRLWGRLAVPPEEREALGEHMAASRRRNLEALRAEVERLEELKLLNIRNVTDAIRSELAAFWDKCFFSAEQRRAFAPYASEDFTEELLSQHDAELQRLKQHHEDHQQLFDGVHQWEDSWRLYLELEKKATDPSRFTNRGGNLLKEEKQRTELHKSLPKLEKKLKAQIDAWESEQGAEFLVGGQKFLQYVEEQWEQHRGEKEKEKQERHLKKSKQTEEDMQFGTAVRTPTKRRLLGAQTPNKSRKFNATSSSTSAGSNSSSRSVYGATACRSPLPRPPLSANKVPASRTPVAGKPPNPRLQGCNKENEAQLRGSPVGGLTPLTPLTHCSMASVASTYSEFVRDLSKASNAKIQHVILNSTTSTNL; from the exons ATGAGGAAGAG CGAGGTGCTCGCGGCCGAGGCGGTGTCGTGCCTCAACAAAGCGCTGTGCCGCCTGAAGGACATCTGGGAGGAGATCGGCATCCCGGAGGACCAGAGGCTGCAGAGGACCAACGTGGTCAAGAACCACATCAAG ACGCTGCTGGACATGATgataaaggaggaggagtctctgaAGTCCCGCCTCCTGGGCAGCATTGAGAGCTGCAGGGCGGAGATGGAGAAGCTGTACCTGGAGCTGCAGCTGCCCGGCTTCGAG CAGGAGGCGGGCATCAGCATGCTGCAGCAGGAGAAGAACATCCGCACGCAGGTGGAGGCCCTGCTGACGGAGCGGGCCCGCCGCATGCGGCAGCTGGCGGCGCTGCTGGACCGGGACCGCGAGCTGAGCGACGTCCTGTGCGCCGCGCCGTACGGCAtcgacgccgccgccgcgcccacgccggagcagctggagagCTTCGGACAGCACGTTGCCAACCAGGACGCCGAGAAG GCGCGTCGTTACGCCGAGTTCACGGAGCTGAAGCGGCGGATCGCGGCGCTCATGGCGGCGCTGGACCGCGTGCCCGAGAGCAGCTTCGAGAAGGACGCGGTGTGCGAGGACGAGGACGCGTTCTGCCTCTCCAGGGACAACATCGCTGCGCTCGAGCTGCTCGCCGCTCAG CTGGAGGAGCGCCGGGCGGAGATGGAGGCGGCGTGCGAGGCGGTCCGGGAGCAGGTCCGGCGCCTGTGGGGCCGCCTGGCCGTCCCcccggaggagagggaggcccTCGGCGAGCACATGGCGGCGTCCAGGAGGAGGAACCTGGAGGCG CTGCGGGCGGAGGTGGAGCGTCTGGAGGAACTCAAGCTGCTGAACATCCGCAACGTGACGGACGCCATCCGCTCCGAGCTCGCCGCCTTCTGGGACAAGTGCTTCTTCAGCGCCGAGCAGCGCCGGGCCTTCGCTCCGTACGCCAGCg AGGACTTCACGGAGGAGCTGCTGAGTCAGCACGACGCCGAGCTGCAGCGCCTGAAGCAGCATCACGAGGACCACCAGCAGCTGTTCGACGGCGTCCACCAATGGGAGGACAGCTGGAGGCTCTACCTGGAGCTCGAG aaAAAAGCCACCGATCCGTCTAGATTCACCAACCGAGGAGGGAACCtcctgaaggaggagaagcagcgGACGGAGCTGCACAAGAGCCTCCCCAAg cTTGAAAAGAAGCTGAAGGCCCAGATCGACGCGTGGGAGAGCGAGCAGGGTGCCGAGTTCCTGGTGGGCGGGCAGAAGTTCCTTCAGTACGTGGAGGAGCAGTGGGAGCAGCACcggggggagaaggagaaggagaagcaggagcGG CATCTGAAGAAGAGCAAGCAGACGGAGGAGGACATGCAGTTCGGCACGGCGGTCCGGACCCCCACCAAGCGCCGGCTGCTCGGCGCGCAGACGCCCAACAAGTCCAGGAAG TTTAACGCGACCTCCAGCAGCACGAGCGCCGGGTCTAACAGCAGCAGCCGCTCCGTCTACGGGGCCACGGCCTGCCGCTCGCCGCTGCCCCGCCCCCCGCTGTCGGCCAATAAG gtCCCGGCCTCGCGGACCCCGGTGGCCGGTAAGCCCCCCAACCCTCGGCTGCAGGGCTGCAACAAGGAGAACGAGGCCCAGCTGAGGGGCAGCCCCGTGGGGGggctgaccccgctgacccCGCTGACCCACTGCAGCATGGCGTCCGTGGCCAGCACGTACTCCGAGTTCGTG CGAGACCTGTCCAAGGCCTCCAACGCCAAGATCCAGCACGTCATCCTgaactccaccacctccaccaaccTCTGA